A section of the Streptomyces sp. NBC_01591 genome encodes:
- a CDS encoding LmeA family phospholipid-binding protein, which produces MRALRILLVIVVVLGGIFVAVDRAAVYFAESEAAGKIRITGATIGSTDVSIKGFPFLTQVAGDQLDEVDVEITGIETAANGRRLRISKMNAALHDVKLADGYSSATAARATGTAVISYKDLTEAASDGVAVEYGGNNKVKVTGSVDILGRPISRSVLSTVTLVDGHTLRVHADKVPGESIPGLEELVRQKTDFDREVGGLPSGLKLQKIQPTADGLEISVTGTDVQLAG; this is translated from the coding sequence ATGCGTGCACTGCGGATACTGCTGGTCATCGTGGTGGTTCTGGGCGGGATCTTCGTCGCCGTCGACCGGGCGGCGGTGTACTTCGCCGAGTCGGAGGCCGCGGGGAAGATCCGGATCACCGGTGCCACGATCGGCTCGACGGACGTCTCCATCAAGGGATTCCCGTTCCTGACACAGGTCGCCGGAGACCAGCTCGACGAGGTCGACGTCGAGATCACCGGCATCGAGACCGCCGCCAACGGCCGCAGGCTCCGGATCAGCAAAATGAACGCCGCGCTGCACGACGTCAAGCTGGCCGACGGCTACTCCAGCGCCACCGCCGCCCGTGCCACGGGCACCGCCGTCATCTCGTACAAGGACCTCACCGAGGCCGCCAGTGACGGCGTCGCCGTCGAGTACGGCGGCAACAACAAGGTGAAGGTGACCGGCTCGGTCGACATCCTCGGCCGCCCGATCTCGCGCAGCGTGCTCTCCACCGTCACCCTGGTCGACGGCCACACGCTCCGGGTGCACGCGGACAAGGTGCCGGGCGAGAGCATCCCCGGGCTGGAGGAGCTGGTGCGGCAGAAGACCGACTTCGACCGGGAGGTCGGCGGCCTGCCGAGCGGTCTGAAGCTCCAGAAGATCCAGCCGACCGCCGACGGCCTGGAGATCTCGGTCACGGGCACGGACGTGCAGCTCGCCGGTTAG
- a CDS encoding phosphatidylinositol-specific phospholipase C, protein MSPYTATRRNFLAGALAATATVVIGTAPAGAATRQVLTTQDWMGAVPDATALQRLTIPGSHDSGARYGGPWTECQNTTIAEQLNSGIRFLDVRCRATGGSFAIHHGASYQNLMFGDVLGACWDFLAAHPTETVLMRVKQEYSEESDATFRAIFDDYLDNRGWRPLFRIDPALPSLGEARGKVVLLADNGGLPGVRYADSELFDIQDDYMAEPFAKYPKIEAQFRKAAQQPGKLFMNYVSTAALMPPRWNADRLNPQVQSFLDGSEAAGWTGLGIVPLDFPATRSGLVESLLRHNPGLRV, encoded by the coding sequence ATGAGCCCGTACACCGCCACTCGCCGGAACTTCCTGGCCGGCGCCCTCGCCGCCACCGCCACCGTCGTCATCGGCACGGCTCCCGCGGGTGCCGCCACCCGTCAAGTCCTCACCACCCAGGACTGGATGGGCGCCGTCCCCGACGCCACCGCGCTGCAACGCCTCACGATCCCCGGATCGCACGACTCCGGCGCCCGCTACGGCGGCCCCTGGACCGAGTGCCAGAACACCACGATCGCCGAGCAGTTGAACAGCGGCATCCGTTTCCTCGACGTACGGTGCCGGGCCACCGGCGGATCCTTCGCGATCCATCACGGGGCCTCGTACCAGAACCTGATGTTCGGCGATGTGCTGGGCGCCTGCTGGGACTTCCTGGCGGCGCACCCCACCGAGACCGTGCTGATGCGGGTCAAGCAGGAGTACTCGGAGGAGAGCGACGCGACGTTCCGGGCGATCTTCGACGACTACCTCGACAACAGGGGTTGGCGGCCGCTGTTCCGCATCGACCCGGCACTGCCCTCGCTGGGCGAGGCGCGGGGCAAGGTCGTGCTGCTGGCCGACAACGGCGGGCTGCCCGGTGTCCGGTACGCCGACTCGGAGCTCTTCGACATCCAGGACGACTACATGGCGGAGCCGTTCGCCAAGTACCCGAAGATCGAGGCCCAGTTCCGCAAGGCCGCGCAGCAGCCCGGGAAGCTGTTCATGAACTACGTCAGCACGGCCGCCCTGATGCCCCCGCGCTGGAACGCGGACCGGCTCAACCCGCAGGTCCAGTCGTTCCTGGACGGCTCGGAGGCTGCGGGCTGGACCGGCCTCGGCATCGTCCCGCTGGACTTCCCCGCCACCCGGTCCGGCCTGGTGGAGTCATTGCTCCGGCACAACCCGGGGCTGCGGGTCTGA
- a CDS encoding sensor histidine kinase, translating into MTGALRRLRALPLRSRLALLVATAVAVAVAAVAAACWFVTRVQLENQLDASLRNVSVSDDFVQALFAACARPDRAAAPQVGGTYTVQLVTVSGSTCTAAETSPIGVTAADIAVAAGARDSDLHTARTKSGKKMRVYTYTYEPRHPVPGLVPESFAVSVARPMSEIDDPLSTLAWMLLAVSGIGAIGAGAAGLWVARTGLRPVDELTEAVEHVARTEDLTVRIPVEGEDEIARLSRSFNSMTASLASSRDRQAQLIADAGHELRTPLTSLRTNVELLARSDDTGRAIPPDDRRALMKSVKAQMTELASLIGDLQELSRPDAPAPGPLQVVALHDIADTALERARLRGPELTIRADLTPWYVRAEPATLERAVVNVLDNAVKFSPARGTIEIALRDGELTVRDQGPGIPADELPHVFERFWRSPSARQLPGSGLGLSIVARTVQQSGGEITLRPAADGPGTVASIRLPGAPTPPPGL; encoded by the coding sequence ATGACCGGGGCGCTGCGCCGGCTCCGCGCCCTGCCGCTGCGCTCCCGGCTCGCGCTGCTGGTGGCGACGGCGGTGGCGGTGGCGGTCGCGGCGGTCGCGGCGGCCTGCTGGTTCGTGACGAGGGTGCAGCTGGAGAACCAGCTGGATGCCTCGCTGCGCAATGTCTCGGTCAGTGACGACTTTGTGCAGGCCCTGTTCGCCGCCTGTGCACGCCCCGACCGGGCGGCCGCCCCGCAAGTCGGAGGGACGTACACCGTGCAGCTCGTCACCGTGTCCGGGAGCACCTGTACCGCCGCCGAGACGTCGCCGATCGGTGTGACGGCCGCCGACATCGCCGTGGCCGCCGGTGCGCGGGACAGCGACCTGCACACGGCCAGGACGAAGAGCGGCAAGAAGATGCGTGTGTACACGTACACGTACGAGCCCCGCCACCCGGTGCCCGGCCTGGTCCCGGAAAGCTTCGCGGTCTCCGTCGCCCGCCCGATGAGCGAGATCGACGACCCGCTCTCCACCCTCGCCTGGATGCTCCTGGCCGTCTCCGGCATCGGCGCCATCGGCGCCGGCGCGGCCGGTCTCTGGGTGGCCCGCACCGGCCTGCGCCCCGTCGACGAGCTCACCGAGGCCGTGGAGCACGTCGCCCGTACCGAGGACCTCACCGTCCGCATCCCGGTCGAGGGCGAGGACGAGATCGCCCGGCTGTCCCGCTCCTTCAACTCGATGACCGCGTCCCTGGCCAGCTCCCGCGACCGACAGGCCCAGCTGATCGCGGACGCGGGCCACGAGCTGCGGACCCCGCTGACGTCCCTGCGCACCAACGTCGAGCTCCTCGCCCGCAGCGACGACACGGGCCGCGCGATCCCGCCCGACGACCGCAGGGCCCTGATGAAGTCGGTCAAGGCGCAGATGACCGAGCTGGCCTCGCTCATCGGCGACCTCCAGGAACTGTCCCGCCCCGACGCCCCCGCCCCCGGCCCGCTCCAGGTCGTCGCGCTGCACGACATCGCGGACACGGCCCTGGAACGCGCCCGGCTGCGCGGCCCCGAGCTGACCATCAGGGCGGACCTGACCCCTTGGTACGTACGGGCCGAGCCCGCCACGCTGGAACGGGCGGTGGTCAACGTCCTGGACAACGCGGTCAAGTTCAGCCCGGCCCGCGGCACGATCGAGATCGCCCTGCGCGACGGCGAGCTGACCGTACGGGACCAGGGCCCCGGCATCCCCGCCGACGAACTCCCCCACGTCTTCGAACGCTTCTGGCGCTCCCCGTCCGCCCGCCAGCTCCCCGGCTCGGGCCTGGGCCTGTCGATCGTCGCCCGCACGGTCCAGCAGTCGGGCGGCGAGATCACCCTGCGCCCGGCGGCGGACGGTCCGGGCACGGTCGCGTCGATCCGGCTGCCGGGGGCACCGACGCCGCCGCCGGGGCTGTGA
- a CDS encoding response regulator transcription factor, translated as MSSLLLLTNALQPSTEVLPALGLLLHSVRVAPAEGPALIDTPGADVILIDGRRDLPQVRSLCQLLRSTGPGCPLLLVVTEGGLAAVTADWGIDDVLLDTAGPAEVEARLRLATGRQQITADDSPMEIRNGDLSVDEATYSAKLKGRVLDLTFKEFELLKYLAQHPGRVFTRAQLLQEVWGYDYFGGTRTVDVHVRRLRAKLGPEHESLIGTVRNVGYRFVTPEKVERAAEEAKAKAAAETAAEPVTRSEQSQSAEMTEEAPVRPAGR; from the coding sequence ATGAGTTCACTGCTGCTCCTGACGAATGCCCTTCAACCGTCGACGGAGGTGCTGCCCGCCCTCGGTCTCCTGCTTCACAGCGTGCGGGTGGCGCCGGCCGAAGGCCCCGCTCTCATCGACACCCCCGGTGCCGATGTCATCCTGATCGACGGCCGCCGCGATCTTCCCCAGGTGCGGTCGCTCTGCCAGCTGCTGCGGTCCACCGGACCGGGCTGTCCGCTGCTCCTCGTCGTGACGGAGGGCGGTCTCGCGGCCGTCACCGCCGACTGGGGCATCGACGACGTGCTGCTGGACACGGCGGGACCGGCCGAGGTCGAGGCCCGGCTGCGGCTGGCCACCGGCCGGCAGCAGATCACCGCCGACGACTCCCCGATGGAGATCCGCAACGGCGACCTCTCGGTCGACGAGGCCACGTACAGCGCGAAGCTGAAGGGCCGGGTCCTGGACCTGACCTTCAAGGAATTCGAACTGCTCAAGTACCTGGCGCAGCACCCGGGCCGGGTCTTCACCCGCGCCCAGCTGCTCCAGGAGGTCTGGGGCTACGACTACTTCGGCGGTACGCGCACGGTCGACGTCCACGTGCGGCGGCTGCGCGCCAAGCTCGGCCCCGAACACGAGTCGCTGATCGGCACGGTCCGCAACGTCGGCTACCGCTTCGTGACACCCGAGAAGGTGGAGCGCGCGGCCGAGGAGGCCAAGGCCAAGGCCGCGGCGGAGACGGCCGCCGAGCCCGTAACCCGTTCGGAGCAGTCGCAGAGTGCCGAGATGACGGAAGAAGCCCCGGTCCGACCTGCCGGGAGGTAG
- a CDS encoding response regulator transcription factor produces the protein MSPAEDDPQRILIVDDEPAVREALQRSLAFEGYGTEVAVDGLDALTRAESYAPDLIVLDIQMPRMDGLTAARRLRSTGTTTPILMLTARDTVGDRVTGLDAGADDYLVKPFELDELFARIRALLRRSSYAAAAGGGVPDDNVLAFADLRMNLATREVTRGTRRVELTRTEFTLLEMFLAHPRQVLTREQILKAVWGFDFEPSSNSLDVYVMYLRRKTEAGGEPRLVHTVRGVGYALRSGGGDG, from the coding sequence ATGAGCCCCGCCGAAGACGATCCGCAGCGCATCCTGATCGTCGACGACGAGCCCGCCGTACGCGAGGCCCTGCAGCGCAGTCTCGCGTTCGAGGGCTACGGCACCGAGGTCGCCGTCGACGGTCTCGACGCCCTGACCAGGGCGGAGTCGTACGCCCCCGACCTCATCGTCCTCGACATCCAGATGCCACGGATGGACGGCCTGACCGCCGCCCGCCGGCTCCGCTCCACGGGCACCACCACCCCCATCCTGATGCTCACCGCCCGCGACACCGTCGGCGACCGGGTCACCGGTCTCGACGCGGGCGCCGACGACTACCTGGTCAAGCCCTTCGAACTGGACGAGCTCTTCGCCCGCATCCGGGCCCTGCTGCGCCGCAGCTCGTACGCGGCCGCGGCGGGCGGCGGCGTCCCCGACGACAATGTGCTGGCCTTCGCGGACCTGCGGATGAACCTCGCCACCCGCGAGGTCACCCGGGGCACCCGCCGGGTCGAGCTGACCCGGACCGAGTTCACCCTGCTGGAGATGTTCCTGGCCCACCCGCGGCAGGTCCTGACCCGCGAGCAGATCCTGAAGGCGGTGTGGGGCTTCGACTTCGAGCCGAGCTCCAACTCCCTGGACGTGTACGTGATGTACCTGCGCCGCAAGACGGAGGCGGGCGGCGAACCGCGGCTCGTCCACACGGTGCGGGGTGTCGGCTACGCGCTCCGCTCCGGCGGCGGTGACGGATGA
- a CDS encoding S1C family serine protease, with protein MTESQRPSGEYPMYPSYGNGDAAYPPPPSYRPAQPIATGPGTTVWPSSGGDGGHGGGDGGNGQAFPPPAPPEPAAPRHRARRPVALLAAVAIAAAIVGGGTATVIEQLTGNDSNSAGSVVPGTTVSQSSKGTVSGVAKAVSPMIVEINATSTAGESTGSGVVITSDGEIVTNNHVISGASSIKVTLSTGRTYTADVVGTDPDKDLALIKLQGASGLKTATLGDSSAVAVGDQVVAIGSPEGLTGTVTSGIVSALDRDVTVAKEDDSGRGQAQGGQSGGEQWPFEFGGRQFNGDTGNSTTTYKAIQTDASLNPGNSGGALINMNGEIIGINSAMYSASSSGGSSGSSAGSVGLGFAIPVNTLKADLDTLRAGNNS; from the coding sequence ATGACAGAGAGCCAGCGCCCGAGCGGCGAGTACCCGATGTACCCCTCGTACGGCAACGGCGACGCGGCCTACCCGCCGCCGCCGTCATACCGGCCCGCGCAGCCGATCGCGACGGGCCCCGGAACCACCGTGTGGCCCAGCAGCGGCGGAGACGGCGGGCACGGCGGCGGGGACGGCGGCAACGGGCAGGCCTTCCCGCCGCCCGCACCGCCCGAGCCGGCCGCGCCCCGGCACCGGGCCAGGCGGCCGGTCGCCCTCCTCGCGGCGGTGGCGATCGCGGCGGCGATCGTCGGCGGCGGCACCGCCACCGTCATCGAGCAGCTCACCGGCAACGACTCGAACAGCGCGGGCAGCGTCGTCCCCGGCACCACCGTCTCGCAGAGCAGCAAGGGCACCGTCTCGGGTGTCGCCAAGGCCGTCTCGCCGATGATCGTCGAGATCAACGCGACCTCGACCGCGGGCGAGTCCACCGGCTCCGGCGTGGTCATCACGTCCGACGGCGAGATCGTCACCAACAACCACGTCATCTCCGGCGCCTCGTCGATCAAGGTGACGCTCAGCACCGGCCGGACGTACACCGCCGATGTCGTCGGCACCGACCCCGACAAGGACCTCGCGCTGATCAAGCTCCAGGGCGCGAGCGGGCTGAAGACGGCCACGCTGGGCGACTCCTCGGCGGTCGCGGTCGGCGACCAGGTAGTCGCGATCGGCTCGCCCGAGGGCCTCACCGGCACCGTCACCAGCGGCATCGTCTCCGCCCTCGACCGCGATGTCACCGTCGCCAAGGAGGACGACAGCGGCCGGGGCCAGGCCCAGGGCGGGCAGAGCGGCGGCGAACAGTGGCCGTTCGAGTTCGGCGGCCGGCAGTTCAACGGCGACACCGGCAACTCCACCACCACGTACAAGGCCATCCAGACCGACGCCTCGCTCAACCCCGGCAACTCCGGCGGCGCGCTCATCAACATGAACGGCGAGATCATCGGCATCAACTCCGCGATGTACTCGGCGAGTTCGTCCGGCGGGTCGAGCGGTTCGAGCGCGGGCAGCGTGGGTCTCGGCTTCGCCATCCCGGTGAACACCCTCAAGGCCGACCTCGACACCCTGCGGGCCGGCAACAACTCCTGA
- a CDS encoding alpha/beta hydrolase family protein — MSSVSEGRFRSSAVPSITSGPLRTTLRTDDGVRIEAVYEPCTAGAGAAAGVVAESPFDGTAIVLAHGFTGSVDRPAVRRAAGVFARRAAVITFSFRGHGGSGGRSTVGDREVLDLTAAVAWARALGHRRVVTVGFSMGGSVVLRHGALYPGRAADGAEAGGAAEREGRIGARTEAHADAVVAVSAPARWYYRGTAPMRRLHWVVTRPMGRLVGRYGLRTRIDRDEWDPVPLPPVEAAGLIAPTPLLIVHGDRDPYFPLDHPRSLADAAGDGAELWLEHGMGHAENAADETLLTRIADWAVAP; from the coding sequence ATGAGTTCTGTGTCCGAGGGGCGATTTCGGAGTTCCGCTGTTCCCTCGATCACGTCTGGTCCCCTGCGCACCACATTGCGTACCGATGACGGGGTGCGTATCGAGGCGGTGTACGAGCCGTGTACGGCAGGCGCCGGGGCCGCTGCCGGGGTCGTTGCGGAATCACCCTTCGACGGTACTGCGATCGTGCTCGCGCACGGGTTCACCGGTTCGGTGGACCGGCCCGCGGTGCGACGTGCCGCCGGGGTGTTCGCCCGGCGTGCGGCCGTGATCACGTTCTCGTTCCGGGGGCACGGCGGGTCCGGCGGGCGGTCGACGGTGGGCGACCGCGAGGTGCTGGATCTGACGGCCGCGGTGGCGTGGGCGCGGGCGCTCGGACACCGCCGGGTGGTGACCGTCGGGTTCTCGATGGGCGGTTCCGTGGTGCTGCGGCACGGGGCGCTGTATCCGGGGCGGGCGGCGGACGGCGCGGAAGCCGGTGGCGCTGCGGAGCGCGAGGGGCGCATTGGGGCGCGTACGGAGGCGCACGCGGATGCGGTGGTGGCCGTGAGCGCCCCCGCCCGCTGGTACTACCGGGGCACGGCCCCGATGCGCCGTCTGCACTGGGTGGTCACCCGGCCCATGGGCCGCCTGGTCGGCCGCTACGGCCTGCGCACCCGGATCGACCGCGACGAGTGGGATCCGGTGCCGCTCCCGCCGGTCGAGGCGGCCGGGCTGATCGCCCCGACGCCGCTGCTGATCGTGCACGGCGACCGGGACCCGTACTTCCCGCTGGATCACCCGCGGTCGCTGGCCGACGCGGCGGGCGACGGCGCCGAGCTGTGGCTGGAGCACGGCATGGGGCATGCGGAGAACGCCGCGGACGAGACCTTGCTCACCCGCATCGCGGACTGGGCGGTGGCGCCGTGA
- the mshD gene encoding mycothiol synthase yields the protein MTTDAPFPAPGREIRTLDVLSPEQAEAVSDLLAEAARSDGRQAVSEQGRLQLRGGRREGVRHLLLSSGPDLVGYAQLEDTDPVEAPAAELVVHPSHRGQGHGRALGAALLAVTGKRLRVWAHGGKSAARHLAQVLGLSLFRELRQLRRPLAPLDIGEPALPPGVTVRTFVPGEDDAAWLAVNRAAFAHHPEQGSLTQRDLDDRKAEPWFDPKGFFLAEHDGELIGFHWTKVHAEEQLGEVYVVGIRPDAQGGGLGKALTAIGLRHLAAEGLPTAMLYVDADNKAALAVYERMGFATHEVDLMYRTES from the coding sequence ATGACGACTGACGCGCCCTTCCCCGCCCCCGGACGTGAGATCCGGACGCTCGACGTGCTCTCCCCCGAGCAGGCGGAAGCCGTATCCGATCTGCTCGCCGAGGCGGCCCGGTCCGACGGCAGGCAGGCCGTGTCCGAGCAGGGGCGGCTGCAGCTGCGGGGCGGGCGGCGCGAAGGGGTGCGGCATCTGCTGCTGAGCAGCGGGCCGGACCTGGTCGGGTACGCGCAGCTGGAGGACACCGACCCCGTCGAGGCCCCGGCCGCCGAGCTGGTCGTGCATCCGTCGCACCGCGGGCAGGGCCACGGGCGGGCGCTGGGCGCGGCGCTGCTCGCCGTGACCGGGAAGCGGCTGCGGGTGTGGGCGCACGGCGGGAAGTCCGCGGCGCGGCATCTCGCGCAGGTCCTCGGCCTCTCGCTCTTCCGCGAACTGCGCCAGCTGCGCCGCCCGTTGGCCCCGCTGGACATCGGGGAGCCGGCACTGCCGCCCGGCGTCACCGTCCGCACCTTCGTGCCCGGCGAGGACGACGCCGCCTGGCTCGCGGTGAACCGTGCCGCCTTCGCCCACCACCCGGAGCAGGGTTCGCTGACCCAGCGCGACCTGGACGACCGCAAGGCGGAGCCGTGGTTCGACCCGAAGGGGTTCTTCCTGGCCGAGCACGACGGCGAGCTGATCGGCTTCCACTGGACGAAGGTGCACGCCGAGGAGCAGCTCGGTGAGGTGTACGTGGTCGGCATCCGGCCCGACGCGCAGGGCGGCGGGCTCGGCAAGGCGCTCACCGCGATCGGGCTGCGCCATCTCGCCGCCGAGGGGCTGCCGACCGCGATGCTCTACGTGGACGCGGACAACAAGGCGGCCCTGGCCGTCTACGAGCGGATGGGCTTCGCGACGCACGAGGTGGACCTGATGTACCGCACGGAGTCCTGA
- a CDS encoding MoaD/ThiS family protein → MPAGTIRYWAAAKAAAGTAEEPYTAATLAEALDAVRERHPGELTRVLQRCSFLIDGDPVGTRGHETVRLAEGGTVEVLPPFAGG, encoded by the coding sequence ATGCCCGCGGGAACCATCCGCTACTGGGCCGCCGCCAAGGCCGCCGCCGGGACCGCGGAGGAGCCGTACACAGCTGCGACCCTCGCCGAGGCGCTCGACGCGGTGCGTGAACGACACCCCGGAGAGCTCACCCGAGTGCTGCAAAGGTGCTCGTTCCTCATCGACGGTGACCCCGTGGGGACCCGCGGCCATGAGACCGTACGCCTTGCCGAGGGCGGCACGGTCGAGGTGCTCCCGCCGTTCGCAGGAGGGTGA
- a CDS encoding LacI family DNA-binding transcriptional regulator, which produces MAKVTRDDVARLAGTSTAVVSYVINNGPRPVAPATRERVLAAIKELGYRPDRVAQAMASRRTDLIGMIVPDARQPFFAEMAHAVEQAAAERGKMVLVGNSDYRDEREVHYLRAFLGMRVSGLILVSQGPSERAAAEIEAWDARVVLLHERPEAIDDVAVVTDDVGGAQLATRHLLEHGNEYVACLGGVESTPAVGDPVADHVEGWRRAMHESGRSTEGRLFQAPYNRYDAYQVALKLLAGPDRPPAIFCSTDDQAIGVLRAARELRIDVPGELAVAGFDDVKEAGLTDPPLTTVSSDRPAMARAAVDLVLDDSLRVSGSRRERLKQFPSALVVRRSCGCGEPTLRA; this is translated from the coding sequence GTGGCCAAGGTGACGCGGGACGATGTGGCGAGACTGGCGGGGACGTCGACCGCGGTCGTCAGCTACGTCATCAACAACGGACCGAGGCCGGTCGCCCCGGCCACGCGCGAGCGGGTACTCGCCGCGATCAAGGAGCTGGGCTACCGGCCCGACCGGGTTGCCCAGGCGATGGCCTCGCGGCGGACCGATCTCATAGGAATGATCGTGCCGGACGCCCGGCAGCCGTTCTTCGCGGAGATGGCGCACGCGGTCGAACAGGCCGCCGCCGAGCGCGGGAAAATGGTGCTCGTCGGCAACTCCGACTACCGCGACGAGCGCGAGGTCCACTATCTGCGGGCCTTCCTCGGCATGCGGGTCTCCGGCCTGATCCTGGTCAGCCAGGGCCCCAGCGAGCGGGCAGCGGCCGAGATAGAGGCATGGGACGCGCGGGTCGTGCTGCTGCACGAGCGGCCGGAGGCGATCGACGACGTCGCGGTCGTCACCGACGACGTCGGCGGCGCCCAGCTCGCCACCCGGCACCTGCTGGAGCACGGCAACGAGTACGTGGCGTGCCTCGGCGGCGTGGAGTCCACCCCGGCGGTCGGTGACCCGGTCGCCGACCACGTCGAGGGCTGGCGCCGTGCGATGCACGAGTCGGGGCGCTCGACGGAGGGCCGGCTCTTCCAGGCCCCGTACAACCGTTACGACGCCTATCAGGTGGCGCTGAAGCTGCTCGCCGGGCCGGACCGGCCGCCGGCGATCTTCTGCTCGACGGACGACCAGGCCATCGGGGTGCTGCGGGCCGCGCGCGAGCTGCGGATCGATGTGCCCGGGGAGCTCGCGGTGGCGGGCTTCGACGACGTGAAGGAAGCGGGTCTGACCGATCCGCCGCTGACGACGGTCTCCTCGGACCGGCCCGCGATGGCGCGGGCGGCGGTGGACCTGGTGCTCGACGACTCGTTGCGGGTGTCGGGGTCGCGGCGGGAGCGGCTGAAGCAGTTCCCGTCGGCGCTGGTGGTCCGGCGCTCGTGCGGCTGCGGGGAGCCGACGCTCCGGGCGTGA
- a CDS encoding bifunctional metallophosphatase/5'-nucleotidase: MSATPQKNRASRRVLAAAAGLATVGALVAAMPAGAQDRHGHGHGHGHGHHKPGRTVDVQLLSFNDLHGNLEPPAGSAGSVTETQADGTTKAIPAGGIEYLASSLRTARKGHPYSITAAGGDMVGASPLLSGLFHDEPTIEALNGIDLDVTTVGNHEFDEGATELARLQNGGCHPVEGCYEKDKKFEGADFPYLAANVTNEKTGKPILKPYTVWKKKGVKIGFIGVTLEGTPNIVTANGVKGLEFHDEIETINKYAKELNRQGVKSIVALIHEGGAPASTSYNYDCDSSGAGDGISGPITDIAKGITPKVDALVTGHTHQAYVCTIPDPAGNPRMVTSASSFGKLYTDTTLTYDRRTKDIVRTSVKSSSSSNPTSANHIVSRDQPKANDMTALIARWNTLAAPIANKPQGYITADINGRGSTAPEKPLGDLIADAQLEGLAPADKGGAVVAFMNPGGIRADLVHKASGAEGDGVVTYGESFTVQPFTNMMNVVDLTGAQLVEALQQQVSGSNEASPKILQVSKGLTYTLDMTKTGAARVVTDTIKLNGEAIDPAKSYRVAMNEFLAGGGDGFAALGQGTNKLVGPSDLDLFNAYLAAHSTAAAPLAPPAADRITVIQ; this comes from the coding sequence ATGTCAGCGACACCGCAGAAGAACCGCGCATCCCGGCGGGTGCTCGCCGCCGCAGCCGGGCTCGCCACCGTCGGCGCGCTCGTCGCCGCGATGCCGGCCGGCGCCCAGGACCGCCACGGCCACGGACACGGGCACGGGCACGGCCACCACAAGCCGGGCCGTACCGTCGACGTACAGCTGCTGTCCTTCAACGACCTGCACGGGAACCTGGAGCCGCCGGCCGGCTCGGCGGGCTCGGTCACCGAGACGCAGGCCGACGGTACGACCAAGGCGATTCCGGCCGGTGGCATCGAGTACCTCGCCTCCTCGCTGCGTACCGCGCGCAAGGGGCACCCGTACTCGATCACCGCGGCCGGTGGCGACATGGTGGGCGCGAGCCCGCTGCTGTCCGGTCTCTTCCACGACGAGCCGACCATCGAGGCGCTCAACGGGATCGACCTCGATGTGACGACCGTCGGCAACCACGAGTTCGACGAGGGCGCCACCGAGCTGGCCCGCCTCCAGAACGGCGGCTGCCACCCGGTCGAGGGGTGCTACGAGAAGGACAAGAAGTTCGAGGGCGCCGACTTCCCCTACCTCGCCGCCAACGTGACGAACGAGAAGACCGGCAAGCCGATCCTCAAGCCGTACACGGTCTGGAAGAAGAAGGGCGTCAAGATCGGCTTCATCGGGGTGACCCTGGAGGGCACGCCGAACATCGTCACGGCCAACGGCGTCAAGGGCCTCGAGTTCCACGACGAGATCGAGACGATCAACAAGTACGCCAAGGAACTGAACCGGCAGGGCGTCAAGTCCATCGTCGCGCTGATCCACGAGGGCGGGGCCCCGGCCTCCACCTCGTACAACTACGACTGCGACAGCTCCGGCGCCGGTGACGGCATCTCCGGGCCGATCACCGACATCGCCAAGGGCATCACGCCCAAGGTCGACGCCCTGGTCACGGGCCACACCCACCAGGCGTACGTGTGCACGATCCCGGACCCGGCGGGCAACCCGCGCATGGTCACCTCGGCGTCCTCCTTCGGCAAGCTCTACACCGACACGACGCTCACGTACGACCGCCGCACCAAGGACATCGTCCGTACGTCGGTGAAGTCGTCGAGCTCTTCGAACCCCACCTCGGCGAACCACATCGTCAGCCGGGACCAGCCCAAGGCCAACGACATGACGGCCCTGATCGCCCGCTGGAACACCCTCGCGGCGCCCATCGCGAACAAGCCGCAGGGCTACATCACCGCGGACATCAACGGCCGCGGCTCCACGGCCCCAGAGAAGCCGCTCGGTGACCTGATCGCGGACGCCCAGCTGGAGGGCCTGGCCCCGGCGGACAAGGGCGGGGCGGTCGTCGCCTTCATGAACCCGGGCGGCATCCGCGCGGACCTGGTGCACAAGGCGAGCGGCGCCGAGGGCGACGGGGTGGTGACGTACGGGGAGTCCTTCACTGTGCAGCCCTTCACCAACATGATGAACGTCGTCGACCTGACCGGCGCCCAGCTGGTCGAGGCGCTCCAGCAGCAGGTCAGCGGCTCGAACGAGGCCAGCCCGAAGATCCTCCAGGTGTCCAAGGGCCTTACCTACACCCTGGACATGACGAAGACGGGCGCGGCCCGCGTGGTCACCGACACCATCAAGCTCAACGGTGAGGCGATCGACCCGGCCAAGAGCTACCGCGTTGCGATGAACGAGTTCCTGGCAGGCGGCGGCGACGGCTTCGCGGCGCTCGGCCAGGGCACGAACAAGCTGGTCGGCCCCTCCGACCTGGACCTGTTCAACGCCTACCTGGCGGCCCACTCCACGGCCGCCGCACCGCTGGCACCGCCTGCGGCGGACCGGATCACGGTCATCCAGTAA